A stretch of Parvimonas micra DNA encodes these proteins:
- the yidD gene encoding membrane protein insertion efficiency factor YidD gives MRKLMILLIKFYRKYISGLWGHGKCKFTPTCSEYAILAYQKYNFFKASFLVIWRILRCNPFGKGGYDPLK, from the coding sequence TTGAGAAAATTGATGATTTTATTAATTAAATTCTATAGAAAATATATTTCTGGCCTTTGGGGACATGGAAAATGTAAATTTACACCGACTTGTTCGGAATATGCGATTTTAGCGTATCAGAAATACAATTTTTTTAAGGCAAGTTTTTTAGTTATTTGGAGAATTTTAAGATGTAATCCTTTTGGAAAAGGTGGG